Proteins encoded in a region of the Neodiprion lecontei isolate iyNeoLeco1 chromosome 5, iyNeoLeco1.1, whole genome shotgun sequence genome:
- the LOC107221673 gene encoding insulin gene enhancer protein ISL-1 isoform X2 — protein sequence MQRASIGGGPGPLGLQGPPRSLKISPVKIQDESGDPLSQTSRTSHCVGCGGRIHDQWILRVAPDLEWHAACLRCAECQQFLDETCTCFVRDGKTYCKRDYVKLFGTKCDKCSQSFSKNDFVMRAKSKIYHIECFRCSACMRQLVPGDEFALRHDGLFCRHDHDVLEGGKLCSGPGGVPGSENNNNASLTNNNHHLHPNDGSMSDSGSESGSHKAGTGGPRGSGGHKGGGGSDGKPTRVRTVLNEKQLHTLRTCYAANPRPDALMKEQLVEMTGLSPRVIRVWFQNKRCKDKKKTIAMKQQMQQEKDGRKLGFGGMHGIPMVASSPVRHESPIGMTPLEVQAYQPPWKALSDFALHTDLDRLDPNAPPFHHLVSQMHGYDLHGGPPPPLPPPGMLGGPMSDGGGGGGPLPPPGGHHPGGGGPDMGQHPDSTDSYVTYLESDSDSLHHDTGSP from the exons CAAGCAGGACTTCCCACTGCGTCGGATGCGGTGGACGGATACACGACCAATGGATACTCCGAGTTGCACCTGACCTCGAATGGCACGCGGCGTGTCTGCGATGCGCCGAATGCCAGCAATTCTTAGACGAAACTTGTACCTGCTTCGTACGCGATGGGAAAACCTACTGCAAACGAGACTATGTCAA GTTGTTCGGTACGAAATGCGACAAGTGCAGCCAGTCCTTTAGTAAAAACGATTTCGTGATGCGGGCGAAGAGCAAGATCTACCATATCGAGTGTTTTCGGTGCTCAGCCTGCATGCGGCAGTTGGTACCCGGCGACGAATTCGCCCTGAGACACGACGGGCTCTTTTGTCGCCACGACCACGACGTTCTCGAAGGTGGCAAGCTCTGTTCTGGCCCCGGAGGAGTCCCCGGTAGcgaaaacaacaacaacgccTCCCTAACGAACAACAACCACCACCTCCATCCGAACGACGGTTCGATGTCTG ACTCCGGGTCAGAAAGCGGGTCTCACAAGGCTGGAACCGGTGGACCTCGAGGATCTGGAGGTCACAAAGGTGGCGGTGGATCCGACGGGAAACCGACCAGGGTGCGGACGGTGCTTAACGAAAAACAGCTACACACCTTGAGGACCTGCTACGCGGCGAATCCGAGACCGGACGCTCTGATGAAGGAACAACTCGTCGAGATGACCGGACTCAGTCCCAGGGTCATCAGGGTCTGGTTTCAGAACAAACGGTGCAAGGACAAGAAGAAAACCATCGCCATGAAGCAACAGATGCAGCAAGAAAAg GACGGGCGAAAATTGGGCTTCGGCGGGATGCACGGGATCCCAATGGTAGCCAGCAGTCCGGTACGCCACGAAAGTCCAATCGGAATGACGCCCCTCGAGGTCCAAGCGTATCAACCGCCCTGGAAGGCTCTTTCAGACTTCGCCCTCCACACGGATCTCGATCGGCTCGATCCAAACGCCCCGCCGTTTCATCACCTGGTCTCGCAG ATGCATGGCTACGACCTTCACGGAGGACCCCCACCCCCTCTGCCTCCTCCAGGTATGCTTGGCGGTCCGATGAGCGACGGAGGCGGCGGTGGAGGCCCTTTACCACCCCCGGGTGGTCACCACCCTGGCGGAGGTGGTCCGGACATGGGCCAACACCCGGACAGCACGGATAGCTACGTGACGTATCTCGAAAGCGACAGCGACTCCCTTCACCACGACACAGGAAGTCCATAG
- the LOC107221673 gene encoding insulin gene enhancer protein ISL-1 isoform X1 — MQRASIGGGPGPLGLQGPPRSLKISPVKIQDESGDPLSQTSRTSHCVGCGGRIHDQWILRVAPDLEWHAACLRCAECQQFLDETCTCFVRDGKTYCKRDYVKLFGTKCDKCSQSFSKNDFVMRAKSKIYHIECFRCSACMRQLVPGDEFALRHDGLFCRHDHDVLEGGKLCSGPGGVPGSENNNNASLTNNNHHLHPNDGSMSDSGSESGSHKAGTGGPRGSGGHKGGGGSDGKPTRVRTVLNEKQLHTLRTCYAANPRPDALMKEQLVEMTGLSPRVIRVWFQNKRCKDKKKTIAMKQQMQQEKYFPLQDGRKLGFGGMHGIPMVASSPVRHESPIGMTPLEVQAYQPPWKALSDFALHTDLDRLDPNAPPFHHLVSQMHGYDLHGGPPPPLPPPGMLGGPMSDGGGGGGPLPPPGGHHPGGGGPDMGQHPDSTDSYVTYLESDSDSLHHDTGSP; from the exons CAAGCAGGACTTCCCACTGCGTCGGATGCGGTGGACGGATACACGACCAATGGATACTCCGAGTTGCACCTGACCTCGAATGGCACGCGGCGTGTCTGCGATGCGCCGAATGCCAGCAATTCTTAGACGAAACTTGTACCTGCTTCGTACGCGATGGGAAAACCTACTGCAAACGAGACTATGTCAA GTTGTTCGGTACGAAATGCGACAAGTGCAGCCAGTCCTTTAGTAAAAACGATTTCGTGATGCGGGCGAAGAGCAAGATCTACCATATCGAGTGTTTTCGGTGCTCAGCCTGCATGCGGCAGTTGGTACCCGGCGACGAATTCGCCCTGAGACACGACGGGCTCTTTTGTCGCCACGACCACGACGTTCTCGAAGGTGGCAAGCTCTGTTCTGGCCCCGGAGGAGTCCCCGGTAGcgaaaacaacaacaacgccTCCCTAACGAACAACAACCACCACCTCCATCCGAACGACGGTTCGATGTCTG ACTCCGGGTCAGAAAGCGGGTCTCACAAGGCTGGAACCGGTGGACCTCGAGGATCTGGAGGTCACAAAGGTGGCGGTGGATCCGACGGGAAACCGACCAGGGTGCGGACGGTGCTTAACGAAAAACAGCTACACACCTTGAGGACCTGCTACGCGGCGAATCCGAGACCGGACGCTCTGATGAAGGAACAACTCGTCGAGATGACCGGACTCAGTCCCAGGGTCATCAGGGTCTGGTTTCAGAACAAACGGTGCAAGGACAAGAAGAAAACCATCGCCATGAAGCAACAGATGCAGCAAGAAAAg TATTTCCCGTTGCAGGACGGGCGAAAATTGGGCTTCGGCGGGATGCACGGGATCCCAATGGTAGCCAGCAGTCCGGTACGCCACGAAAGTCCAATCGGAATGACGCCCCTCGAGGTCCAAGCGTATCAACCGCCCTGGAAGGCTCTTTCAGACTTCGCCCTCCACACGGATCTCGATCGGCTCGATCCAAACGCCCCGCCGTTTCATCACCTGGTCTCGCAG ATGCATGGCTACGACCTTCACGGAGGACCCCCACCCCCTCTGCCTCCTCCAGGTATGCTTGGCGGTCCGATGAGCGACGGAGGCGGCGGTGGAGGCCCTTTACCACCCCCGGGTGGTCACCACCCTGGCGGAGGTGGTCCGGACATGGGCCAACACCCGGACAGCACGGATAGCTACGTGACGTATCTCGAAAGCGACAGCGACTCCCTTCACCACGACACAGGAAGTCCATAG
- the LOC107221674 gene encoding UPF0488 protein CG14286, which produces MPPKYKPGGRTFPPKIKPTSLPPQTLNSIPGAESASTSTSNSLDREAEDKFEVELCWCIQQLQTALDSGKLTEKQTLDTSKTLNVLKSNTAPLIKKRQFMRTTFGDYRTKMANEQKKLGKTSTQVKFTPSTNDNKKSIFLRKAAATDAHPKPIETKNTTGFRILPSDNNSFKFNFSDPQV; this is translated from the exons ATGCCGCCGAAATATAAACCG GGTGGAAGGACCTTTCCTCCGAAAATTAAACCGACCTCGTTACCACCTCAAACGCTGAACAGCATCCCGGGCGCCGAATCCGCATCGACATCTACTTCCAATAGCTTGGATCGCGAAGCTGAAGATAAATTTGAGGTGGAACTATGCTGGTGCATTCAGCAGCTCCAGACAGCTTTGGATTCCGGAAAGCTTACCGAAAAACAGACACTGGATACTAGCAAGACATTGAACGTGTTAAAGAGTAATACAGCACCTTTGATCAAGAAAAGACAATTCATGCGGACTACGTTCGGCGATTACAGAACCAAAATGGCTAACGAACAGAAAAAACTCGGAAAAACTTCCACTCAAGTTAAGTTTACACCCTCGACCAACGATAAcaagaaatcgatttttctcagaAAGGCCGCAGCCACGGATGCTCATCCGAAACcgatagaaacaaaaaacactaCCGGCTTCCGAATATTGCCGTCAGATAataattctttcaaattcaacTTCAGCGACCCTCAAGTGTAA